From one Eucalyptus grandis isolate ANBG69807.140 chromosome 9, ASM1654582v1, whole genome shotgun sequence genomic stretch:
- the LOC120288452 gene encoding D-2-hydroxyglutarate dehydrogenase, mitochondrial-like — MWWPEVYDNGGKHVCVVLFLSQYRGALFSGIVQLNERHPKQGQIHLGNFYGAPKIFSLIACNLNGFWLFIPQVIVNLGSMNKVISFDEVSGILVSEAGCILESLVNFLDNNGFIMPLDLGSKGSCQIGGNVSTNAGGLRLIRYGSLHANVLGLEAVLANGDVLDMLGTLRKDNTGYDLKHLFIGSEGSLGIVTKVSILTPPKLSSVNVAFLACTDYLSCQKLLLEARRKLGEVLSAFEFLDEQAMDLALNHLEGVRNPLPPALHKFYVLIETTGSDERSEQLPTTVQHTTNTLPW; from the exons ATGTGGTGGCCGGAGGTCTATGATAATGGAGGAAAGCATGTTTGTGTTGTGCTGTTCTTATCGCAATACCGGGGCGCGTTGTTCTCTGGCATAGTTCAG CTTAATGAAAGACATCCAAAGCAAGGACAGATCCATCTAGGCAATTTCTATGGTGCTCCAAAAATTTTCAG CTTGATTGCCTGCAATCTGAATGgcttttggttatttattccgCAGGTGATTGTGAACTTAGGTTCCATGAATAAAGTCATATCTTTTGATGAG GTTAGCGGTATACTAGTTTCTGAAGCAGGGTGCATACTGGAAAGCTTGGTGAATTTTCTAGACAACAATGG ATTTATTATGCCACTGGACTTAGGTTCAAAGGGAAGCTGCCAAATTGGAGGAAATGTTTCAACTAATGCTGGTGGGCTGCGCCTTATCCGATATGGCTCACTTCATGCTAATGTACTCG GTCTTGAAGCAGTTTTAGCTAATGGAGATGTGCTCGACATGCTCGGTACTTTACGCAAAGACAACACTGGGTATGATCTGAAGCATTTGTTTATAG GCAGTGAGGGGTCCCTGGGAATTGTTACAAAGGTGTCAATTCTGACTCCTCCAAAGTTATCATCAGTTAATGTAGCTTTTCTTGCATGTACAGACTATTTAAGCTGCCAG AAACTTTTGTTGGAAGCAAGGAGGAAACTGGGAGAAGTTCTCTCTGCTTTTGAGTTTTTGGATGAACAGGCAATGGATCTT GCACTAAACCATTTAGAAGGAGTCCGAAATCCATTACCTCCTGCACTGCACAAGTTTTATGTTCTGATAGAGACGACAGGCAGCGATGAACGTTCAGAGCAGTTGCCAACAACAGTTCAACACACGACGAATACTTTGCCTTGGTGA
- the LOC104418532 gene encoding LOW QUALITY PROTEIN: cysteine proteinase COT44 (The sequence of the model RefSeq protein was modified relative to this genomic sequence to represent the inferred CDS: inserted 2 bases in 1 codon): MAIPATAAAALLLFCAVAAVAAAARTDEEVMGMYELWLAKHGKAYNGLGERERRFEIFRDNLRFVDEHNALNRSYTLGMNRFADLTNEEYRAVYLGTRSDPMRRVAKAARASGRYAPRPDDMLPAAVDWRTRGAVNKVKDQGACGSCWAFSTIAAVEGINQIVTGEFISLSEQELVDCDRSYDAGCNGGLMDYAFQFIIDNGGIDTDEDYSYTGVDGTCDASKVNSKVVSIDGYEDVPAFDERALKKAVAHQPVSVAIEAGGRDFQLYESGVFTGECGTALDHGVIAVGYGRQHGADYWLVRNSWGSLWGEXGYIKMERNLANNYFGKCGIAMEASYPVKTTQNPASKYSSMGSSGGIELVSSS, from the exons ATGGCGATCccggccaccgccgccgcggccctcctcctcttctgcgccgtcgccgccgtcgctgcGGCCGCGAGGACCGACGAGGAGGTCATGGGCATGTACGAGCTCTGGCTCGCCAAGCACGGCAAGGCCTACAACGGCCTCGGCGAGCGGGAGCGGCGGTTCGAGATCTTCCGCGACAACCTCCGGTTCGTCGACGAGCACAACGCCCTCAACCGGTCGTACACCCTCGGGATGAACCGGTTCGCCGACCTCACCAACGAGGAGTACCGCGCCGTCTACCTCGGCACCCGGAGCGACCCCATGCGCCGGGTGGCGAAGGCGGCGCGCGCGAGCGGCCGCTACGCCCCCCGCCCCGACGACATGCTGCCGGCCGCCGTCGACTGGAGGACCCGCGGCGCCGTTAACAAGGTCAAGGACCAGGGAGCTTGCG GAAGCTGCTGGGCCTTCTCTACCATCGCCGCTGTGGAAGGAATCAACCAGATCGTCACTGGCGAGTTCATATCCCTCTCCGAGCAAGAGCTCGTGGATTGTGACCGGTCCTATGATGCCGGTTGCAATGGTGGGCTCATGGACTATGCCTTCCAGTTCATCATTGACAATGGTGGCATCGACACTGATGAGGACTACTCTTACACGGGAGTCGATGGAACCTGTGATGCGTCTAAG GTTAACTCAAAGGTGGTGAGCATTGATGGGTACGAGGATGTCCCGGCCTTTGACGAGAGAGCCTTGAAGAAGGCTGTGGCTCATCAACCCGTGAGTGTTGCCATTGAAGCTGGAGGCAGAGATTTCCAACTTTATGAATCC GGCGTGTTCACTGGCGAATGTGGAACTGCACTGGACCATGGTGTGATCGCGGTTGGATACGGGAGGCAACATGGTGCTGACTACTGGCTTGTAAGGAACTCGTGGGGCTCCTTGTGGGGCGA AGGATACATTAAGATGGAGAGGAATTTGGCCAACAACTACTTTGGCAAGTGCGGTATCGCAATGGAGGCTTCTTACCCTGTCAAGACCACCCAGAACCCTGCTAGTAAATATTCTTCAATGGGAAGCAGCGGTGGCATCGAGCTTGTCAGCAGTTCTTGA